A stretch of the Psychroserpens sp. Hel_I_66 genome encodes the following:
- the secDF gene encoding protein translocase subunit SecDF: MQNKGLVKLFAVLFGLVSIYQLSFTFKNNQIDNAAETYAESKFDEPDAVNEAEVRYLDSIANVEAYDIGIATFTGKEVKEKAMNLGLDLKGGLNVILQISVRDILVGLSNNSKDPAFNKALIDAEEIQKDAQESYLESFFTAWEQVKGDQKLASPDIFANKDMDGIIDINYSDSEVRSKLEEKVDESIVSAFEVLRKRIDQFGVTSPNIQRLGNSGRVLVELPGVKDIKRATELITTTAQLQFWDVDNGQSLGNFFALTNETLRNKLGVNEAQEATEVQDSTATGDTDSTVDDLLGDTTTDSTDVAAVNPIGDLVAPVRSQGIFAIKLEDKEKLASYLNMPEVRANLPAEARYTKFAFGLPVIDEETGLETVDVYALKGNRDDEPELSGGVVTDARQSYTQTNKPSVSMQMNAKGSKVWEEMTGRANAQGTKIAIVLDDIVYSAPTASSGAISGGNTEISGNFTVKEAEDLANVLRAGKLPARAEIIQADQVGPSLGQEAIESGSKSFLIALALVLLWMVMYYGKAGVFADIALLLNILLIFGVLSGLGAVLTLPGLAGIVLTIGMSVDANVLIFERIREELGKGKSQKEAVKDGFANALSSILDANITTGLTALILFVFGTGPIKGFATTLLIGILTSLFTAIFITRLLVDWYVNSGKKLDFSTSITKNLFQNNNINFISKRKVAYIISGILILVSLGSLFTNKLDQGIDFVGGRTYQVRFTEAVNSEEVAADLTSVFNSVEVKTIGSPNQLKISTKYKVDENSVEADEEVKTKLFNGLQSYLPAGETFKDFSEGRDDVGIVLSSKVSPTIADDIKRESLFAVLGSLLVVFLYILFRFKKWQFSIGAVAAVFHDVIIVLGIFSLLYKFMPFSMEIDQAFIAAILTVIGYSLNDTVVVFDRIREELAERGGFKGGKNINAAINSTLSRTLNTSLTTLVVLLAMFIFGAESLRGLLFALIVGVVVGTYSSVFIATPLMYDTLKNKGVDPLKKEEEIK, encoded by the coding sequence CAAAGGATTAGTAAAGTTATTTGCAGTGTTATTTGGATTGGTGAGTATTTACCAATTATCATTTACCTTCAAAAACAACCAAATTGACAACGCTGCAGAAACGTATGCAGAAAGTAAGTTCGATGAACCAGATGCTGTAAATGAGGCTGAAGTTCGTTATTTAGACTCTATAGCTAACGTAGAGGCTTACGATATAGGAATTGCAACTTTTACAGGTAAAGAAGTAAAGGAAAAGGCAATGAACCTTGGTCTTGACCTTAAAGGTGGGCTTAATGTAATTCTTCAAATTTCTGTAAGGGATATATTGGTAGGATTATCAAACAACAGTAAAGATCCAGCGTTTAACAAAGCGCTTATTGATGCTGAGGAAATCCAGAAAGATGCACAAGAATCATATCTTGAATCATTTTTTACAGCTTGGGAACAAGTTAAGGGTGACCAAAAATTAGCATCTCCAGATATTTTTGCTAATAAAGATATGGATGGGATTATAGATATCAACTATTCAGATTCAGAAGTAAGAAGTAAATTAGAAGAAAAAGTGGATGAGTCTATCGTGTCTGCTTTTGAGGTATTGCGTAAGCGTATTGACCAGTTTGGTGTCACGTCTCCAAATATTCAGCGTTTAGGAAACTCTGGACGTGTATTGGTAGAACTACCAGGTGTTAAGGATATTAAGCGTGCAACAGAATTAATTACAACAACCGCACAATTACAATTTTGGGATGTTGATAATGGACAATCATTAGGTAATTTCTTTGCATTAACAAACGAAACATTAAGAAACAAACTTGGTGTTAACGAAGCGCAAGAAGCTACAGAGGTTCAAGATTCTACTGCTACAGGTGATACCGATTCTACAGTTGATGATTTATTGGGAGATACAACAACAGATTCTACAGATGTAGCTGCTGTGAACCCAATTGGAGATTTAGTAGCTCCAGTAAGAAGCCAAGGTATTTTCGCTATTAAATTAGAGGATAAAGAAAAGTTAGCATCTTACTTAAATATGCCAGAAGTACGTGCAAACTTACCAGCAGAGGCACGTTACACAAAATTTGCTTTTGGTTTACCTGTAATAGATGAAGAAACTGGTTTAGAAACTGTTGATGTTTATGCATTAAAAGGAAATAGAGATGACGAACCAGAATTAAGTGGAGGTGTTGTTACAGATGCTCGTCAATCTTATACGCAAACAAATAAGCCATCTGTGTCTATGCAGATGAATGCAAAAGGATCTAAAGTTTGGGAAGAAATGACCGGAAGAGCAAATGCTCAAGGGACTAAAATTGCAATCGTTTTAGATGATATTGTATATTCTGCACCAACAGCTTCTAGTGGAGCAATTTCTGGTGGAAATACTGAAATCTCTGGAAACTTTACAGTAAAGGAAGCAGAAGATTTAGCTAACGTTTTAAGAGCTGGTAAATTACCTGCAAGAGCTGAAATTATCCAGGCAGACCAAGTTGGACCTTCATTGGGACAAGAAGCTATTGAAAGTGGTTCTAAATCATTTTTAATTGCATTGGCTTTAGTATTGCTTTGGATGGTTATGTACTACGGTAAAGCAGGTGTCTTCGCAGATATTGCTTTGTTGTTAAACATTTTATTGATTTTCGGTGTATTATCAGGATTAGGAGCAGTATTGACATTACCTGGTTTAGCTGGTATTGTTTTAACCATTGGTATGTCGGTAGATGCGAACGTACTTATATTTGAGAGGATCAGGGAAGAACTCGGTAAAGGAAAATCGCAAAAAGAAGCGGTTAAAGATGGTTTTGCAAATGCATTATCTTCAATCTTAGATGCAAATATTACAACTGGTTTAACTGCCTTGATATTATTCGTTTTTGGAACAGGACCTATAAAAGGTTTTGCAACAACGTTATTAATTGGTATTCTAACCTCTTTATTTACTGCAATTTTTATTACTCGTTTATTAGTAGACTGGTATGTAAACAGCGGTAAAAAACTAGATTTCTCTACATCTATAACTAAGAACTTATTCCAGAATAACAATATTAACTTTATTAGCAAACGTAAGGTTGCTTATATCATTTCTGGTATTTTAATATTAGTGAGTTTAGGTTCTTTGTTCACTAATAAACTAGATCAAGGTATTGATTTTGTTGGAGGTAGAACATACCAAGTACGTTTTACGGAAGCAGTTAATTCAGAGGAGGTTGCTGCAGATTTAACTTCAGTATTCAATAGTGTTGAGGTGAAGACAATTGGTAGTCCAAACCAACTTAAAATTTCTACCAAATATAAGGTAGATGAAAATTCAGTTGAAGCAGACGAAGAAGTAAAAACTAAGTTGTTTAACGGATTGCAATCTTATTTGCCTGCAGGAGAGACATTCAAAGATTTTTCCGAAGGAAGAGATGACGTAGGTATCGTGCTTTCCAGTAAAGTAAGTCCAACAATTGCAGATGATATTAAAAGAGAATCCCTTTTTGCGGTCTTAGGCTCGCTATTGGTGGTGTTCTTGTATATATTGTTCCGTTTCAAGAAATGGCAATTCTCAATTGGTGCAGTAGCAGCAGTGTTTCATGATGTGATTATAGTATTGGGTATTTTCTCATTACTTTATAAGTTCATGCCATTTAGTATGGAAATCGATCAAGCTTTCATCGCAGCAATCCTTACCGTAATTGGTTACTCGCTTAATGATACCGTTGTTGTATTTGATAGAATTAGAGAGGAACTTGCAGAACGTGGCGGATTCAAAGGTGGAAAAAACATTAACGCAGCCATAAACAGCACGTTGAGTAGAACCTTAAATACATCATTAACAACATTAGTGGTGTTATTGGCAATGTTCATTTTTGGTGCAGAATCTCTTAGAGGTTTATTATTTGCATTGATAGTTGGTGTCGTAGTTGGTACATACTCTTCAGTATTTATAGCAACACCTTTAATGTATGATACGTTAAAGAATAAAGGGGTTGATCCTTTAAAAAAAGAAGAGGAGATTAAATAA
- the yidD gene encoding membrane protein insertion efficiency factor YidD, protein MKRFLVAPFLFLIKVYQTLISPLTPASCRFQPTCSQYTKEALEKHGLWKGGRLSIIRIFSCHPWGRSGYDPVPEKDDN, encoded by the coding sequence ATGAAGCGTTTTTTAGTAGCTCCCTTTTTATTCTTGATTAAAGTCTATCAAACCTTGATTTCACCATTAACGCCTGCAAGTTGCAGATTTCAACCTACATGTTCCCAGTACACTAAAGAAGCTTTAGAAAAACATGGATTATGGAAAGGCGGAAGATTGTCCATAATCAGAATTTTTAGTTGTCATCCCTGGGGAAGATCGGGATATGATCCAGTACCTGAGAAGGATGACAACTAA
- the cysS gene encoding cysteine--tRNA ligase: MHLYEEQTIQIYNTLSGKKDTFEPIEKGYVGMYVCGPTVYSNVHLGNVRTFMSFDMVFRYLKHLGYKVRYVRNITDAGHLENDADVGEDKITKKARLEQIEPMEVVQRYTVDFHNTLNTFNFLPPSIEPTATGHIIEQIELIKTIIDNGFGYVVNGSVYFDVHKFNETNNYGILSKRKLEDLIHNTRALDGQSDKKNPQDFALWKRAEPQHIMRWPSPWSDGFPGWHLECTAMSTKYLGDNFDIHGGGMDLKFPHHECEIAQSEAAKGFAPVNYWMHANMLQMNGQRMSKSTGNIINPAELISGKNDIMSKGFSPSVIRFFNAQSSYRSVLDLTDDGLLASEKGFHRLMDAVHLLDELHAGVNSTYDIKAWRQNCYHAMNDDFNSPILIAHLFEAAKWVNQIKTGDASLSSEDLELLKKTMTDFTYDVLGLENSAKSNTGTEKLSGAVELLIQLRQEARANKDFAMSDKIRDELAAKGIQLNDGKDGTTFSTN; encoded by the coding sequence ATGCACTTGTACGAGGAGCAAACTATCCAAATTTACAATACCCTTAGCGGAAAAAAAGACACTTTTGAACCTATAGAAAAAGGATATGTAGGCATGTACGTTTGTGGCCCTACAGTATATAGCAATGTACATTTGGGGAATGTGAGAACATTTATGTCATTTGATATGGTGTTTCGTTACTTAAAGCATTTAGGCTATAAAGTGCGGTATGTTAGAAATATTACAGATGCAGGACATTTAGAAAATGACGCAGATGTTGGTGAAGATAAAATTACCAAAAAAGCACGTTTAGAGCAGATTGAACCAATGGAAGTCGTGCAGCGCTACACCGTAGATTTTCACAACACGTTAAACACGTTTAATTTTTTACCGCCAAGTATTGAACCAACTGCTACTGGACATATCATCGAGCAAATTGAACTTATTAAAACCATTATAGATAATGGTTTTGGGTATGTGGTCAATGGATCGGTCTATTTTGATGTTCATAAATTTAATGAAACGAATAACTACGGAATTTTAAGCAAGCGCAAACTCGAAGACCTCATCCACAACACGAGAGCTTTAGATGGGCAGAGTGATAAAAAGAATCCGCAGGATTTTGCACTTTGGAAACGTGCCGAACCGCAACACATCATGCGTTGGCCCTCACCTTGGAGTGATGGTTTCCCAGGTTGGCATTTAGAATGTACTGCAATGAGCACCAAATATTTAGGCGACAATTTTGATATTCATGGTGGCGGAATGGATTTAAAATTCCCGCACCACGAATGTGAAATCGCACAAAGTGAAGCTGCAAAAGGCTTCGCTCCCGTAAATTATTGGATGCACGCCAATATGTTGCAAATGAACGGACAACGTATGTCTAAATCCACTGGTAATATTATCAATCCTGCGGAATTGATTTCCGGTAAAAACGATATCATGTCTAAAGGATTTAGCCCGAGCGTTATTCGATTTTTTAATGCTCAATCCTCTTACCGAAGCGTTTTAGATTTAACCGATGATGGTTTATTGGCGAGTGAAAAAGGGTTTCATAGATTAATGGATGCTGTTCATCTTCTTGACGAACTACATGCTGGTGTAAATTCGACCTATGATATTAAAGCATGGCGTCAAAACTGTTATCATGCGATGAATGACGATTTTAATTCCCCTATTTTAATAGCGCACCTCTTTGAAGCTGCTAAATGGGTCAACCAGATAAAAACTGGCGATGCCTCTTTATCTTCGGAAGATCTAGAACTCCTTAAAAAAACCATGACAGACTTCACATATGATGTTTTAGGGTTAGAAAATTCTGCTAAATCAAATACAGGAACGGAAAAACTTTCTGGTGCTGTGGAGCTTTTAATCCAACTGCGTCAAGAAGCACGTGCCAATAAGGATTTTGCGATGTCAGACAAAATACGTGATGAACTGGCTGCAAAAGGTATTCAATTAAATGATGGTAAGGATGGGACAACGTTTTCTACAAATTAA
- the folE gene encoding GTP cyclohydrolase I FolE, whose product MKIEKDIQNHDAIGDNHVGSSFETPLRNDAFKLTSPEKIDIIKDDVRHIMETLGLDLTDDSLKGTPNRVAKMFVNEIFGGLDPAKKPSASTFENKYKYGEMLVEKNITVYSTCEHHLLPIVGKAHVAYISNGTVVGLSKMNRIVDYFAKRPQVQERLTIQIVKELQDVLNTQDVACVIDAKHLCVNSRGIRDVDSSTVTSEFGGQFKNKETKREFLDYINLDTTF is encoded by the coding sequence ATGAAAATAGAAAAAGACATTCAAAATCATGATGCCATTGGTGATAACCATGTAGGATCATCTTTTGAAACCCCTTTGCGAAATGATGCCTTCAAATTAACATCACCAGAAAAAATAGATATCATTAAAGATGACGTAAGACATATTATGGAAACGTTAGGTCTTGATTTAACCGATGATAGCCTAAAGGGAACTCCTAATAGAGTTGCCAAAATGTTCGTGAATGAAATTTTTGGAGGACTCGATCCTGCTAAAAAACCTAGCGCATCCACCTTTGAGAATAAATATAAATATGGTGAAATGCTCGTAGAGAAAAACATTACCGTTTATTCTACTTGTGAGCACCACTTACTCCCTATTGTTGGTAAAGCACATGTTGCCTATATATCAAATGGTACTGTTGTGGGACTCTCCAAAATGAATCGAATCGTAGATTATTTTGCAAAACGCCCACAAGTACAAGAGCGTTTGACTATTCAAATCGTTAAAGAACTTCAAGATGTTCTCAATACTCAAGATGTTGCTTGCGTTATTGACGCAAAACATTTATGTGTTAATTCAAGAGGCATTAGAGATGTAGATAGCAGCACAGTAACTTCAGAGTTTGGTGGGCAATTTAAAAATAAGGAAACCAAACGTGAGTTTTTAGATTATATCAATTTAGATACTACTTTTTAA
- a CDS encoding DUF192 domain-containing protein yields MKHAALRIMICFFFGSVALQLSSCKEERKSSEVKKVEITFKKEGELQLKKATTDSLLVSLDIEIADDEYATQTGLMYRSSMKNTQGMLFIFPDTDFRAFYMKNTEIPLDIIFIAEDKTIVSIQKNAQPMNETSLPSEAPAKYVLEVNAGLSDKWTLQKGDLIEFKSID; encoded by the coding sequence ATGAAACATGCTGCTTTAAGGATTATGATTTGTTTTTTCTTCGGAAGCGTTGCCCTGCAACTCTCGTCATGTAAGGAAGAGCGCAAATCTTCCGAAGTAAAAAAAGTGGAAATCACGTTTAAAAAGGAGGGTGAACTTCAACTTAAAAAAGCGACTACAGATTCTTTATTGGTATCTCTGGATATCGAGATTGCAGATGATGAGTATGCTACCCAAACTGGTTTGATGTACCGCTCAAGTATGAAAAATACGCAAGGCATGCTATTTATTTTTCCAGATACCGATTTTCGCGCATTTTACATGAAGAACACTGAAATCCCTTTGGATATTATTTTTATTGCTGAAGACAAAACCATTGTTAGCATTCAAAAAAATGCGCAACCTATGAACGAAACGTCTCTACCATCTGAAGCTCCCGCAAAATATGTTCTCGAAGTTAATGCTGGTTTGAGTGACAAATGGACTCTACAAAAGGGCGATTTAATTGAATTTAAATCTATAGATTAA
- the lgt gene encoding prolipoprotein diacylglyceryl transferase: MIALDMVWDPSKGLDLGFFTLHYYSVMWILAFIIGLQIMKRIYKNEGQGEASLDSLFIYAVIGIMLGARLGHVIFYQPELIREDFFSIFLPFKFKGGFEFTGFQGLASHGAAIAMIISMYIYNKKVLHKTVLWILDRVVIPVASGAVFVRLGNFINSEIIGKPTGSDFGVVFKDLGENFPRHPAQLYEAGSYIFVFLALWYFYWKTKKSEQQGFLFGLFLVMLWSIRFFVEFVKEPQGDEYFTLFGLNTGQMLSIPFVLIGLYFMFIYKPKTKLS, encoded by the coding sequence ATGATTGCTCTTGATATGGTTTGGGATCCTTCAAAAGGATTAGATTTAGGATTTTTTACATTACATTATTACAGTGTGATGTGGATTCTTGCCTTTATTATTGGATTGCAAATCATGAAACGCATTTACAAAAACGAGGGTCAAGGAGAAGCGTCTTTAGATTCACTTTTTATTTATGCTGTTATTGGGATTATGCTGGGAGCACGATTGGGTCATGTTATTTTTTACCAACCAGAATTAATCAGAGAAGACTTTTTCAGCATTTTTCTCCCTTTTAAATTTAAAGGCGGATTTGAATTTACAGGTTTTCAAGGTTTGGCCAGTCATGGTGCTGCCATCGCCATGATTATCTCCATGTACATATACAATAAAAAAGTATTACACAAAACGGTACTTTGGATTCTCGATCGCGTAGTAATACCAGTAGCCTCTGGAGCAGTATTTGTGAGATTGGGTAATTTTATAAATTCGGAAATTATTGGTAAGCCAACTGGAAGTGATTTTGGAGTCGTATTTAAAGATTTAGGTGAGAATTTCCCAAGACATCCTGCTCAACTTTACGAAGCGGGAAGTTATATTTTTGTGTTTTTGGCATTATGGTATTTCTACTGGAAAACTAAAAAGAGCGAGCAACAAGGGTTCCTATTTGGATTATTTTTGGTCATGCTTTGGTCTATTAGGTTTTTCGTGGAATTCGTCAAAGAACCTCAAGGCGACGAATATTTCACACTATTTGGTCTAAACACAGGTCAAATGCTAAGTATTCCGTTTGTACTTATCGGTTTATATTTCATGTTTATTTACAAGCCAAAAACGAAATTGAGCTAG